Proteins from one Epinephelus moara isolate mb chromosome 1, YSFRI_EMoa_1.0, whole genome shotgun sequence genomic window:
- the LOC126394340 gene encoding high choriolytic enzyme 2-like: protein MILQAAVLSVLFCFVHSFTIPGCFEKSEEYSGNNIDDDEFSVFSLLEKANVNVGKNIDEPLVLGDIAVPDGFQNADPCTARGCLWPKATDGNVYIPYRISNQFSRRERCAIIQGLRSFAESTCIRFTPLRRQEDFLEIQSRSGCYSYVGRRGRGQVVSLMRHGCIFLGIIQHELLHALGFNHEQTRSDRDKHVRIIRENIIRGWLALFKIS from the exons ATGATCCTCCAGGCTGCTGTGCTCAGTGTCCTCTTTTGCTTTGTGCACAGTTTTACTATACCG GGTTGTTTTGAAAAGAGTGAGGAGTACTCTG GCAACAACATTGATGATGACGAATTCAGTGTCTTCTCGCTGTTAGAGAAGGCCAATGTTAATGTTG GAAAGAACATCGATGAACCTCTGGTGTTAGGAGACATAGCAGTGCCAGACGGTTTCCAGAACGCTGATCCCTGCACAGCACGAGGCTGCCTGTGGCCTAAAGCCACCGATGGCAACGTCTACATACCCTACCGCATCTCCAACCAATTCT CCCGAAGAGAGAGATGTGCCATCATCCAAGGCCTGCGGTCATTTGCTGAGTCCACCTGCATCCGCTTCACTCCCTTGCGCAGACAGGAGGACTTCCTGGAGATTCAGTCACGCTCAGG GTGTTATTCATATGTTGGGCGTCGTGGTAGAGGCCAGGTAGTGTCTCTGATGCGCCATGGCTGTATTTTCTTGGGGATCATCCAACATGAGTTGCTCCACGCCCTGGGCTTCAACCATGAGCAGACCCGGTCCGACAGAGACAAACATGTTCGCATCATACGGGAAAATATCATTCGTG GTTGGCTGGCTCTCTTTAAAATTTCGTAG